The DNA region TGCTGCTTGTTTTTGGCAGAAGATAAGATGATTGATAAGTATGCAAGCCCTCAATTTAACCAAGTACTTATAAAGAGATCACTGAAAAGGAAGTATCATTCGCTTGACATATTGCCACATATACTTGGTGGAGttggtcattttttttcttaaggTTTGCACCTTTCTTTAGTAAAACTCTTTTGCTTTATTGAGTAgttcttttaaaatgtaattgaatTTCCATGTAAATGTCTAGAGTAGACAGTATCACCATACCATAGCATTTCAGTGATTAACATTTCTTACAGTATATCCTCTAATTGCAGCTGTTttcatttgcatgtctttgctGGGTATAGACATTATGTAGATATTGTTAGGCTATAAAAGCCTACACAACTAAAGGTCACTCATGCTAAAGACGCGATCTGTTGAATAATTTGAGTGCCGTTCATTCATCAAGCATTGACATGCATTCATTTCAAATGTACTTAATCCTCCATTTGAATGCTTGCTCTACTATTGCAGGTCAAGGAGATTAAAGTCATGTACTCATTTGTGCTACTTCTGCTCCTCAGGCTTACAGGTAAAGTGCACATAATCTGATCTGATGCTACAGTCAAAATAATAAACAAGCACAAAAGGTTGTGACATTTGGAAGTGTtcatttataattatttttttgaaaaTTATACTTGCCCATGTTGTTAAATTTGCTTTTTTATTTTGCCTATAGTTATCAAACAAACGTAAGTTAGATAAAAGACTCTTTACCCATGTTTACAACTCTTGGCTCTAAAAGTGACAAATAAGTTGTGCCTAATTTGTCGCTAATGATGTGAGCAATTTAATGTCAATTCTAAGCGCAGGCTGAACACACCTCTTTCTTGTGCCCTTCTGTTGTTTCAGGTGTCCAGTGTGGTGTTAGCGTGACCTATCCCTCTACACGCGTCTGTGCTCTTAAAGGGTCATCAGTGGTCCTGTCCTGCACATATTACTATTCTTGGGGTCATATATATTGGGGGGGGCAGTGGTATAAAGAACAGAGTCTGTGGGTGATAGGGCATGACAACTCTAAATATCCAAACTGTGACCTGACATTAGACAGCCTCTCAGAAGGCTACGCTGGTGTTTATCACTTTCGGTTTTATACAAGCATAGCAACACACTGGATAAAAGGTGATTCTGGTGTCACCCTCTCAGTCACAGGTAATGAGCATACTAAATCTAATTGATTTACATGTAATCTACCAAATCTAAGATTGTTGCACTTTTTTTGCAGTGGATTCAATTTTAAGATGAATATCTCTTTAAGATCATGTTTATGTCCTCTCAGACCTGCAGGTGAAGGAGGATTCTGTTGCAGGGAATCCGAATCAGATTAAAGTGAcctgcagcaccacctgcagtttGGGctctcacctacagtatgtctggttCAAGAACGGACAGATTCTACGAGACAAAACCACAGCCTCCGTACTACTGGACTCAACCAAACCCTTTGATGTGAACAGATACAACTGCGCTGTAAGAGGTCATGAGGCTCTGCGCTCGCCTGtagaatgtgagtgtgaataACATTCCATCTTTTATTTCAAAGCAATCGAACCAACCAACAAatgtaaataaattaaataatacaTTTCGGCACAAAgtacatttctgaggatttggaaggggaggaggggtcTTATTCATACTTTCATCCTCATAACCCTTGTTCTCCAGTAACTGCAGTCAGTGTTTGATAACTTACACATACTTGTAGGTGTTCCAGAAAAACAGTGTTTGGCTGTGACCTGCTCTTCCAATTACACCTGTGCATTGTCGGGATCAACAGTGGACATCTCCTGCGCTCTCAAACCTCCCAGGGAACGCAGCATCAAAACAGCCTTCTGGTTTAGCCTCAACAAATCTAGCACTTCCCCAAGAGATCTGACGTTGGACGAAGAGTATACGAATCATGTGGCGTATCTTCAGGACAGAGGACGTTTTACACTCAGACTGAAAGACATCACAGAGAGTCACTCTGGAGAATATGGCGTCAGGATGAAAACAGAACAGGAACACATTTATTTTGGGTTTCCAAGAGTCGACCTGTCTGTTACAGGTAACTCCCTTTTCCAAACAGGATATACCATGTCTTATAACTTCAAGTGCGGTGTTGCACAGTGATCTATTTAATCATTAGTTTGCTGACATGTTAGGATATTTTAGGGCTTGTCAAGTTATCATAGTTTTATatctcctccagctctgcaGGTCATGGTGACTTCTGCTgcagtgacagagggagagagagtgacactgacctgcagcaccacctgcaCTCTGAGTGACCGCCCCACCTTCACCTGGTTCAAGAACTCTCTCATCTACAAAAACACCACTGACAAGAACCTTCACTTTGACCCAGTCCAAGGACACGACTCAGGCAattactcctgtgctgttaGAGGACACGAGAGTCTCGCCTCCACTGATGTCCTCCTCAATGTCAAATGTAAGTTAAGGtggctgggctctgtgtgtgtgtgtgtgtgtgtgtgtgtgtgtgtgtgtgtgtgtgtgtgtgtgtgtgtgtgtgtgtgtgtgtgtgtgtgtgtgtgtgtgtacataactTTGGTATACCTTTACGGTAATGTCTGTGAGAATGTGGCATGCACTGCGTGGCTGACTTGACGCATATTTTTCACAGACCCACCAAAGAGaatctctgtgtctgtcagttCTGCCGGTGACATGGTGGAGGGTCAGTCAGTGACTttgacctgcagcagtgatgccaacccaccaATGCACAACTTCACCTGGTACCAGACCGTGGGAAATGTCACTGTTGTCCGAGGTGCAGGGGAGAAGGTTACCTTCACTTTGTCTGCTGGTGACAGTGGACTCTACCATTGTGAGGCGCAGAATGAAGTCGGATCTCAAAACTCAACCGGAGTTGAAATTACTGTGGTTGGTACGTGTTAGATTTGAGGGATTTTCTTCATGTCACTTTCTATTGCCACAGAAATGGCTGAGACAGAATGCTTACTGCCAAATGGTGCACCTAACTAATTGCACACCCCAGAAGAGACAGCTTAATCAGATCTACCCAGGAAAGCCACATCACTACTATCTGCCCACCTCCAGTTTGAACCCGGACGCGAATGTTTATTCGGGCATTATGACTAGCCACGAGTCTCCTACTTCATGGCTTCATTGTTGCCAGCTTCAAGTCTTACCTGCTCTCAACCACACTGGATCAACTCAGTCGACTTGTGGTCTCCATTTTGCAATTCAGGAGACCATTTTAATAGCATTCTTCAGTACGTAATGATCGATGTGTTTCCATCACAAATGGCATCTCTTAGCTCGTCTCTGATCCAGACACAACGACATCCGAAGAAGGAGTGTGTTCTCAGAAGACCTATAAGTGTGTATAAATGCAATAATATAGCGTATAAGAATACACCTGACGTTATGTCTTATCCTTTCTGCAGGTAACACATTTCTGCCTGTAGTGGTGTGTAGTGCAATAGCTGCTGTACTGGCCGTTGGAGCGTTAGTGGTCATGGCTTGTGTCAGGTATCAACCATGTTCACTTTAACTTAAACCACTGACTATTATCAATGATAATTAATTAATCTGTCTTCATACGGCACATTTGTCTTTTATGTGAATTTTATCAAATTGAGGCTTGTTCTATTTATTCAAGGAGGCGAGCCGGAGGAGATGGGAGACAGATCCAAACAAACCAAGAGGTACACTGATACCTTTTGAACCTCCTCCTAGTTCTAGGATGAACATACTCAAAAAGGTTTGATGGTAGGGGTTGAGtggtagggttttttttttgtgattttacaaaaacaagcaaataaatgaataatcttTCCACAGCCTGTCTACTATTATATCCATgatgacacatacacagctcTGGACTTCAGCACCGAACCCCCTGACTACAGAACTCTTCAGGTCAGTAATTAATGGTATCGGCCTCAAAGTCAAGTTGCTGTGCACTTATCATGGCTACTGTCACTGCTACTATATGTTTACATGTATATGCTACATAGTTCATACAAATATACCATGTCCTAGTCTAATGAACACAATAGATATATTTGCTTGCAAATTTCACATTATAGTCTTATTCAGGCGGCAGCTAATGTAAACCAAAACGAGGCTACTGGGCAAACAAACCATAGGACTGTTGTGTTTCTATGCATTGACCAGTAGGTGGCGCTAATGCACTAATGACATAGTCAGTTTACCTTGTCGCCTAAATTTGGTTTACACAATATAGGGCGAATGCAGAGCAACCCTTATTAGCAAACGACAAATAAGACAAATCAGTCCCAGAaactccaatgtgtgtgtgtgtgtgtgtgtgtgtgtgtgtgtgcgtgtgtgtgtgtgtgtgtgtgtccagacaacAGCTCAGGACTCAGTGTATGAGACTCTGTAGAGCAGAGACCAGATGGAGCTGCAGGATCTCAGGATCAGATGCCAACACCAGTAATTACACCTGGACTGTCCAAGTCAAAACCacttggttatggttatgggatttggcagacacttttgtccaaagcaaacaAGTATAAACATAAATAACAAATCAATTACCTAAATAGTGTCCTTGACAATATAGTTGTTCTGTCTTAATTGTTTGTGATGATAGCAAGCTAGACATTGTTCAGGTTTTCAGCCTTTTGCTCTGCAGCTTGTTGtgtaattaaacatttaatgtGGCAGTAACatggaagaacacacacacaaaaaaaatagaaggcTCAAATGTGTATTTTTGCTCAAAGAAACAGTTTCAGCGATATCGTCTAGACACAGGATGCAAACATCTCTACAAAGATGTTTTGTGGGTGAAAATGTTGTTGCAATAAAAGTTAACAGATGCATTTATCGTTATCAAtgaaaacaaactaaaaaaaagTGTTGCTCGGAGTGCTAGCATTGAGAATGGCCTCATGGCTGAAACGTCTACTCTGCTCACCCAGTAAAATGATCTTCAACAAAGACTTTGTCTACATTTTTTCAGAGTGTGGACCCTTCTTGCCTTTTCCTGATATCTTTTGGTTTGACGCACCTGTTTAAAAATACCTTCATCAAGAGCGCAACAGTACCCCACCTTTTGTGACATAAAATATTTGAAGGAGACATTTATAGGCAGAGTGCCAaacattgtttattgttttgtggCTTTGTTATTCATATCAGTGCTGCATTTCAACTTCCCATACCGTTTaaaaacaacgacaacaacaacaaaacaatcagaaatgtttttgttttattttttatcaaaagtgttttttttatcgGTTATTCAAATCAGTTGTGACCAAACGATAAACAGCATCAAGGCACTGAGCACTGAGGACATGCTCATAACATTAACCTAGAGGCGGCGCATGTGGTCAGTCTCCTCATTGGATCTTGATACCTTCAATCCTGACATCTCCACCGACATGGATGTGCTTGAACTTCTTATCTCCAAAGCGGTTGGGGAACTGCATCTTGTGCCCACTTGGAAGCTTGATATGAAACTCCTTGTCATTGAATTCCATAGTGATCTTAAacatgaggggaaaaaaatgaggggaaaaaaataattgagagtaggcctatgcaCACATGGATCATGGatagcatgattagcatgttTAGCTGTTGCTGTTCTGGTCACTGTTACCCTAAATATTAATGAAATGTATCAACAGTATCATAAATGCATTCATTCAATCAAATTTGAAATACATTTGTGTAATAAAACAGAAATGTACCGGATTGTGAGTGTAAGTCCAAAACAGAGATGTAGAGGACAGAGAAGTGcggatacatactgtatgtactaacTAAAACATCTTAAGCTACATTTGAACTTCTCCAAATACATTAGACCATACTGTAGGTACATCTATGCATAGACATTTACTTCCTGTTTTCATTTGTGCATACGTGTCCACTAAATGTATGCTGAGCTATGTATTATATGCGTgtgtatattactgtaacttCAGGTCCTCTCACCTTGAACTCCTCTTGGACACGGAATGGGAAAGAACTTTCCCTCTGCTCACTCTGCCAGGAGCCTTCTTTCTTGGAGTTGCACACGATGGTCTGACTGTCTCCATGTTCGCCAAAGCGCGGGTTGAAGTGCAGAGCCACGGTGTCCTCACTGTGGCCGATGTTAATGGAAAACCTttacagaaaaggagagagagagagagagatggagagagagaaagtggggagacttactgtatgtgtggaagCTTGTGCGACCACATGAGGGTATGGTTCTAACAAGACACTTTTTTTGGTTCCGACAAATTTCTCCTGGACACACAGTCCATGTGAGTCCACTGCCTCAGACGGAGAGTAGTTTGATTATCTTGTGTCTTGCACTCTTTCATCAGAAACGCAAAACTGTCCGAAGCTCAGAATATATTTAGAGAACTTCCTTAATTTGCCATGAGTCACTCTGGTCCAAAAGTTCTCATGATTATTGGCATTTCACCATTGACACATGTGAACTTACCCAGTGCCTGACGTGGCTTTGCCAGTGATCTTCAGCTCCTGGCCAGCCTTGAAGGACATGTTCTTTAGAGTGAGCATCTAtccagaaaaggaaaaaaaaaaatctttcagcAATATAGCTGGCTCATCTAACCCCTGTCACGTAGCTCTCTTACCTACTTTCTGAACGTTCAGCTGTCAGTGATAAATAACTGAAACAAAGATGGTGCTGTACATCTATGCCCAAGTGCCAAGAATGAGAAGCGCTATAAGAGCGCTACTTCTCtaatatctactgtatgtacagtatcaaGGTGTTTTTAGAGCTCAAGAGCATATACAATGCATTACACAAGTTGATTCAACTTGCTATCTATCTGGAGGAGTACACGTTTTtggcaaaaaaataataaaatgggGTGATGTGTTTCAGATGATGTCTTTgtcacatttaaagttttatactAAGATGATACTGTCATCTTTCCTTCTTAAACTGAAATAGAACAACCCAGCTACCACTGCACTCTTACTTACAATCTTTCACAAAGATGTTACAAATACCCCCATAACAGATTACACTTACCTTGACTTTCGTAAGTGAGTAAGTTCCACTCTGGACTGATCATGACTGCTGCCTGGTTTTTATGGTCGCGTAAGGCACAGCGTTTGACCATTGCGTCACAGAGTTTGAGGAAGCTCCTGAAGGGCTTGTTTGCAGATTTCAAGCACATTCAGGAAAATAGGAAGTGTGCAGTTGTACATTTCTACATTTGGGTTAGTGGTCTGCCCTGTTTTCTTTCATCAGataattattatgaccgccgctagcatagctagcgaagcggtcatagttgtcaaagtttttttattattatttcttttatttatttttagggcccgagcaccgaggtgtggccgcaccgtaggtgcaaggccctattgcttctgctcagattattattattctgtctgtggaatcttcttacaggtcatgtttggccttttttcaccaacttggcatgctctaaaactcttgaaatttggcagttagatgtggaattggtaacgctactcagagacagagctctggccaagggtgtggctcagggactgtctgttgtggttgacacgtgcatgcatgaaaatgaaccaaatttggtaggcatgtgtgttctattaatttgaacaacttttacatttacattctatagtaaatattagaagaatttgagttatgattatgattatgatttttgcacatcatgtattttgaatagGGCTGGACAACGATTAAAAATTGTAATCGCGATTAATCGCATGCTTTccctgattaatcatgattaatcgcaTTATATACGCAAAACTCAATAATGAATTCAAAAGtaatatatagcacatttttattttaaatgtgctgccatatgaacgcattacagtagcagttaaataaatgatttagtttaaatctcaacttacacaatgtaatcaaaacaaatgcaaatttAAAGCTTATTGTACACTTTTTTTGGTAAAACCTTTAACAGTGCGTGTAGATATTTCCATAATACTTGTTGTAATAAGCCTAGCctggtaggctataatgtcaaaatgttttttttttatttaggcctatagggttgggtgatatgggcaaaaaagaatatcttgatattttttgtgattttgacgataacgataattagtcgatatcctttaaaaaaatgttttttaaaagtctgaGTTACTTTACAGCTCATTATTTCTGAGTAGCAACATTACTATTATAATCAATTACTGTACCAACCTGTGTCTTTTTAAGCAAATAAACCAATGCATTGTCACTCTATGACACTTGTAATTCTGCcccaacttgtgtgtgtggtaatgatgaAGTCAACCAGCTACATTAGAATAGATGGATATAAGGCTAACCAATTTCCCAAGGGAAACTCTGATGCTGAAattcttttcaaacttttactgtaaaactaagcaGAACAACAGAGTACATTTCAGTTTCCTTCAATTTTTTGTTAGAGTGCAGTCACGTAGGctcattccaagttacagaatagTAGCCTAACTAatgcgttagcttatggctaatgtctatgagaaatcccatagaaatgctaacggttagcataattgatcaaattagatatttagagcgaacttcagtccatttacagctTGGGCTACATAGGAAGATGTCTTTGTTTGCAACTGAATAGTAAAATACTCAAGGCTAATGCTTTCTTTCCATACAAAAACGTTTCCGTGTAGGAAAAAACGactgtttaacttatcaatgccACTTGAACAAAGTAGCCGCAAATCCAGCGCAAAACATAAGACGTGCCTGTGACAACGTGCACCGTGAACATGTGACTTGCtcttgcactgctgcagccagtgccttctctcacttctgttgcacatctcctgatattgtgaatgtaggctatggaatttcaatgcgtgatgagacgcctgtgaccagcctgtgagcaacagacttttacagtataaaataaataataaaaactgcgTTAATGCGCGATAAAATAATTGTCGGCGTTAGATGATTGATGAGTTAACGTGATATTAACGCGTTAACGTGCCCAGCCCtaattttgaaacacttctcctagacggtttatcgaaatcatgtcatatcagcactaaaatgatcttgaggggttgcccgagaggaattgcgaccagatttttgaatttcaaaagtatatcgaaatggcgaaggtttgaattatgccgttttattaagaaacaggaagtcggtgttataggcagaaaaaaggctatgaattggatgtaatttggcagctacatgtggaattgcttctgctagtcagagacagagctctggcctaaggtgtggctttgggactctatagcgccacctagcagcatgttatctgttgtggttgacacaaacattcacgaaaatgaaccaaatttggtggacttctgtgttattgctatggctagtcagagacagagctttggcatagggtgtggcatagggactctatagcgccacctagtgcgttgtctgttgtggttgacacaaacattcacgaaaatgaaccaaatttggttagcatatgtgttattgctatagctattcagagacagtgctctggccaagggtgtcttatggactgtatagcgccacctagcgcattgtctgctgtggttgacacacgaaatcacgaaaatgaaccaaatttggtgggcttgtgcgttattgctatcaatagtcagagatagagctctggcctaaggtgtggcttagggactctatagcgccacctagcatgttgtctgttgtggttgacacatacattcaggaacattgaccaaatttggtggttatgtgtgttgctcatgcacatgcccaccaacacatgttgctttgttagattacgaaatgtcacaggtctccgcaccgcaggtgctcgggcccgccatcgccgcttgcggctatatttttatttttttttcacatacactcacacacacacacacacacacacacatacatacacacacacatacacatacctacacacacacgcaccagcacacacatgtacatgcacaaacacgcccacacgcatgcacacacacaccctctcacacacacacacacacacacacacacacacacacacacacacacacacacacagtacacacacacacacagacacacacacacacacacacatatctttgagtacgttttgtgagaccaccggagctgagaagtgagtgtgtgtgtaatgtacagtactatagcctgtgtgtgtgtgtgtgtgtgtgtgtgtgtgtgtgtgtgtgtgtgtgtgtgtgtgtgtgtatgggtgcgtttctgtgtgcccgtgtgtgtgtttgcatgtgtgtatgtgtgtatgtgcatgttctgtgtattctgtgtgtgttctctttctttctctctctctctctgtgtctgtgtgtgttctgtgttatctgtgtgtattctgtgtgtgttctctctttctctctctctttctgtgggtgtatctgtgtgtgtctgtgtttgtgtgtgtgtgtgtgtgtgtgtgtgtgtgtgtgtgtgtgtgtgtgtgtgtgtgtgtgtgtatgtgtgcgtgtgtttgagtgtgtgcatatgtgtgtgtgtgtgcactcgcgcgcatgcatgtgtgagtgtgtgcctgcgtgtatgtgtgtgatctgatattggagtgacagtgacggcagagaacacagtgaacatatacacatagaaacacataaaacacacacacaagcagacacacacacacacacacacactcatagacagagaagcactcatacacaaaagcaagcgcacacatgcacacactcatttacatacataaatagtTGCAACATagttgcaataggggatggagtaggcgatggaaacaaaagcgtgattgatatttgcggcgagaatgtgcaagactgagcggcggtcatattgtgtatcgctttgcggtacatctagtttttaaTTAGCTTCACCTTCA from Sardina pilchardus chromosome 1, fSarPil1.1, whole genome shotgun sequence includes:
- the LOC134075630 gene encoding beta-galactoside-binding lectin-like — its product is MLTLKNMSFKAGQELKITGKATSGTGFSINIGHSEDTVALHFNPRFGEHGDSQTIVCNSKKEGSWQSEQRESSFPFRVQEEFKITMEFNDKEFHIKLPSGHKMQFPNRFGDKKFKHIHVGGDVRIEGIKIQ